In Solanum stenotomum isolate F172 unplaced genomic scaffold, ASM1918654v1 scaffold29892, whole genome shotgun sequence, one DNA window encodes the following:
- the LOC125851767 gene encoding uncharacterized protein LOC125851767, protein MDEVVHLSCQKQHIPTRKVSFNGFSKDLWAAVQDGSVADVDSSLAFLKKSGGNINFRNDFGLTPLHIATWRNHIPIVKRLLAAGADPNARDGESGWSSLHRALHFGHLAVSSILLQSGASITLEDTKSRTPIDLLSGPDLQGIEKNNSVATEVFSWGSGVNYQLGTGNAHIQKLPCKVDSLHGSVIKLVSAAKFHSAAVTARGELYTWGFGRGGRLGQPDFDIHSGQAAVITPRKVICGLGARRVKAVVAAKHHTVIATEAGEVFTWGSNREGQLGYTSVDSQPTPRRVSSLRSKVVALAAANKHTVVVSDLGEVFTWGCNKEGQLGYGTSNSASNYAPRVVEYLKGKAFVGVAAAKYHTIVLGSDGEVFTWGHRLVTPKRVVIGRFLKKMGNIPMKFHRKERLHVVAIAAGNTHSVALTEDGTLFHWVSSDPDLHCQQLYSLCGTNVACISAGKYWTAAVTVTGDVYMWDGKKGKEKPPTLTRLHGVKKATSISVGETHLLIITSLYHPGYPPNMSNNHSVLKQKMKSDTDEFNEGFMFDEVESEEVSYISEKDDAKNKTAPTLKSLCEKVTAEHLLEPRNSIQLLEISDSLGAEDLRKHCEDIAIRNLDYIFTVSGHAVANTSVDVLVMLEKVWDMKSSEPWSYRRLPTPTAPFPAIIDSEEDNEKIEALRTRGNCTSRPILRQVRDQRLDNFLQSDEIKEGVLKQVRALRKKLQQIEMLEEKRFKGQTLDNQQIAKLQTKSALEKSLAELGVPVETVQSTVSSSVLADGKGSNKVDVPKKQSRKSKQKAAPIEVASSQCESAEPSPRKGASSVQIPEVQYEDGHKGLEGAAANQEAKDSSSVTQRHLGITCNSNSSSVVASKKKNRKGGLSMFLNGALDDVPKVVVLPPVVQKSDGPAWGGAKVAKGSASLREIQDEQSKVIDTKLLKLTDPVEDPSGDSSGGKLLLSSFIQSNPIPMSQTASVSDVEKNTPPWAASGTPPRLRPSLRDIQLQQGKQPLALSHSPKTTTTGFSVMTGQGSPSESSCPSRWFRPEIETPSSIRSIQIEERAIKDLKRFYSNVRVVKNQS, encoded by the exons ATGGACGAAGTAGTTCATTTATCATGCCAGAAGCAACACATTCCTACTAGAAAAGTTTCATTCAATGGATTCTCCAAAGATCTGTGGGCTGCAGTACAAGACGGGTCTGTAGCTGATGTTGATTCTTCTTTGGCATTCCTCAAGAAGAGTGGAGGAAATATCAATTTTAGGAATGACTTTGGCCTTACACCTCTTCATATTGCAACCTGGAGAAATCACATCCCAATTGTTAAGAGGCTCCTTGCTGCTGGTGCAGATCCTAATGCTAGG GATGGGGAATCAGGATGGAGTAGCCTTCATCGCGCCCTGCATTTTGGTCATCTTGCTGTTTCTAGCATCCTTCTCCAGTCTGGTGCTTCTATCACTCTGGAAGATACGAAATCTAGGACTCCCATTGATTTGTTGTCAGGGCCTGATTTACAGGGCATTGAAAAGAATAATTCAG ttgCTACGGAGGTTTTCAGTTGGGGCAGTGGTGTGAATTATCAACTAGGGACTGGAAACGCACACATTCAAAAGTTACCCTGTAAAGTTGATTCTCTCCATGGATCAGTCATCAAGTTGGTTTCTGCAGCAAAATTTCATAGTGCCGCCGTTACTGCCCGTGGAGAACTCTATACTTGGGGTTTTGGAAGAGGCGGCCGTCTTGGGCAGCCTGACTTTGATATACATAG CGGCCAAGCTGCTGTAATAACTCCACGGAAGGTGATCTGCGGTTTAGGGGCACGTCGAGTGAAAGCTGTTGTTGCAGCTAAACATCACACTGTTATTGCAACAGAGGCTGGAGAAGTTTTCACTTGGGGTTCCAACAGAG AGGGTCAACTTGGGTATACTTCTGTAGACTCTCAACCTACACCTCGTAGAGTGAGTTCACTGAGGTCAAAAGTAGTTGCTCTAGCTGCAGCAAACAAACACACTGTTGTAGTTTCTGACTTGGGTGAGGTTTTCACTTGGGGATGCAATAAGGAGGGTCAGCTAGGCTATGGAACATCTAACTCCGCTTCTAACTATGCTCCAAGGGTAGTTGAGTATCTGAAGGGAAAGGCGTTTGTTGGAGTTGCTGCAGCTAAGTATCATACAATTGTTCTTGGATCTGATGGAGAGGTTTTCACTTGGGGTCACCGGCTTGTTACTCCAAAGAGAGTTGTGATTGGACGGTTCCTAAAAAAGATGGGCAACATCCCAATGAAGTTTCATCGTAAGGAACGTCTTCATGTGGTTGCAATAGCTGCCGGGAATACACATAGTGTGGCTCTTACAGAGGACGGCACATTATTTCACTGGGTGTCATCTGATCCTGATCTGCATTGTCAACAG TTATATTCACTATGTGGTACAAATGTAGCATGCATCTCTGCTGGGAAATATTGGACAGCTGCAGTTACTGTGACAGGTGATGTGTATATGTGGGATGGGAAGAAAGGAAAGGAGAAACCTCCTACTTTAACTCGGTTACATGGGGTTAAAAAGGCAACTTCAATTTCCGTTGGGGAGACCCATTTGTTGATTATCACTTCTCTATATCATCCTGGTTACCCACCTAATATGTCCAATAATCATTCTGTACTCAAGCAGAAGATGAAAAGTGATACAGATGAATTCAATGAGGGATTTATGTTTGATGAGGTTGAGTCAGAGGAAGTTTCCTATATCTCAGAAAAAGACGATGCCAAAAACAAGACTGCACCAACCTTAAAGAGCCTTTGTGAGAAGGTGACTGCCGAGCATTTGTTGGAGCCACGGAATTCTATTCAACTGCTAGAAATTTCCGATTCACTAGGGGCAGAAGATCTAAGGAAACACTGTGAG GATATTGCAATCCGCAATCTTGATTATATATTTACAGTCTCGGGCCATGCAGTTGCAAATACTTCAGTTGACGTATTGGTCATGCTTGAGAAAGTGTGGGATATGAAGTCATCTGAACCCTGGAGTTATCGCCGGCTTCCAACTCCTACTGCCCCCTTCCCTGCCATTATAGACAGTGAAGAAGATAATGAAAAAATTGAGGCACTTAGAACACGTGGCAACTGTACAAGCAGGCCAATTTTGAGACAAGTGAGAGACCAGAGATTAGATAACTTCCTACAGTCTGATGAAATTAAAGAAGGGGTTCTGAAACAAGTACGAGCTTTGAGGAAGAAGTTGCAGCAGATTGAGATGCTTGAAGAGAAGCGATTCAAGGGGCAGACTCTTGATAACCAGCAAATTGCTAAGCTTCAGACAAAGTCAGCATTGGAGAAGTCACTTGCTGAGCTTGGTGTTCCTGTAGAAACGGTCCAATCAACAGTATCATCCTCTGTTCTTGCTGATGGAAAAGGGAGCAATAAAGTGGATGTACCTAAGAAGCAAAGCAGAAAGAGCAAACAAAAGGCAGCACCAATTGAGGTAGCATCCAGTCAATGTGAAAGTGCTGAACCCAGCCCCAGAAAGGGTGCCTCGAGTGTTCAAATTCCTGAAGTCCAGTACGAG GATGGCCACAAAGGTTTGGAAGGAGCTGCTGCCAATCAAGAGGCAAAAGATTCTTCCTCTGTCACCCAGAGACACCTTGGAATTACCTGTAATAGTAACAGTTCATCAGTTGTAgcatcaaaaaagaaaaataggaaagGTGGACTCTCCATGTTTCTAAATGGTGCTCTTGATGATGTTCCTAAAGTTGTAGTTCTGCCACCAGTTGTGCAAAAAAGTGATGGCCCTGCTTGGGGTGGTGCTAAGGTTGCGAAAGGCTCTGCATCTCTTCGAGAAATACAGGATGAGCAGAGCAAAGTAATAGATACAAAGCTGTTGAAACTCACAGACCCAGTAGAAGATCCCTCTGGTGACAGTAGTGGTGGTAAATTATTGTTGAGTTCTTTTATACAGTCCAACCCAATACCCATGTCACAAACAGCATCTGTCTCTGATGTGGAAAAGAACACCCCTCCTTGGGCAGCCTCCGGGACGCCTCCTCGTTTACGTCCCTCTCTCAGGGATATCCAACTGCAGCAG